A window of the Deinococcus gobiensis I-0 genome harbors these coding sequences:
- a CDS encoding DNA-binding protein — MSQKNKALLPAVVTVATMGVAAGAALLARRRKGELKEFVVANVLERPAGRSSFTDLAQGLERGGVSLAERAGKASDTPENREVLAHIIGIERWGQNRVRVALGQRSFVRDESRGYRPPETATLPQLRLMLGQARAATVDLARQLHQSPPDDDFVVEHNGLGPLTAKGWLRYLTQHADLESRKLRAGPDHAPLGEEEPAASAG; from the coding sequence ATGTCGCAGAAGAACAAGGCCCTGTTGCCCGCCGTGGTCACCGTCGCGACCATGGGGGTGGCGGCCGGCGCGGCGCTGCTGGCCCGCCGCCGCAAGGGCGAACTCAAGGAATTTGTCGTTGCCAACGTGCTGGAGCGGCCCGCCGGGCGCAGCAGCTTCACCGACCTCGCCCAGGGACTGGAGCGCGGCGGGGTGTCGCTGGCCGAGCGGGCCGGGAAGGCCAGCGACACCCCCGAGAACCGCGAGGTGCTCGCGCACATCATCGGCATCGAGCGCTGGGGCCAGAACCGCGTGCGCGTGGCGCTGGGGCAGCGCAGTTTCGTGCGGGACGAGTCGCGCGGCTACCGCCCGCCCGAGACCGCCACGCTGCCCCAGCTCCGGCTGATGCTGGGACAGGCGCGCGCGGCGACCGTGGACCTCGCCCGGCAGCTGCACCAGTCGCCGCCCGACGACGATTTCGTGGTCGAGCACAACGGACTGGGGCCGCTGACCGCCAAGGGCTGGCTGCGCTACCTGACCCAGCACGCCGATCTGGAGAGCCGCAAGCTGCGTGCCGGTCCCGACCACGCGCCGCTGGGCGAGGAGGAACCGGCCGCCAGCGCAGGCTGA
- a CDS encoding exodeoxyribonuclease III, translated as MLKVTTLNLNGLRSALRKGFREWLEREQPDVLLLQEVRADPMPDALPGYAGAWFPARKAGYSGVAILARHPLEDVRLGAAHAELDAEGRMVGAVVEGVRFVSVYLPSGSSGPERQGFKDRVLGDYHAWVAGLMAEGPLVIGGDYNVAHRNIDLKNWRSNGKNSGFLPHEREWMTAHLASGLTDTHRAALGEEAAYTWWSTRANAYANDVGWRIDYLLAAGVEVTGVRADREARLSDHAPLSGWVATP; from the coding sequence ATGCTCAAGGTCACGACCCTCAATCTCAACGGCTTACGGAGCGCGCTGCGCAAGGGGTTCCGGGAGTGGCTGGAGCGCGAGCAGCCCGATGTGCTGCTGCTTCAGGAAGTGCGCGCCGACCCCATGCCGGACGCGCTGCCGGGCTACGCGGGCGCCTGGTTCCCCGCCCGGAAGGCCGGGTACAGCGGGGTGGCGATTCTGGCCCGCCATCCCCTGGAGGACGTGCGTCTGGGGGCGGCCCACGCCGAACTCGATGCCGAAGGCCGCATGGTCGGCGCGGTCGTGGAGGGCGTGCGCTTCGTGAGCGTATACCTGCCCAGCGGCAGCAGCGGCCCCGAGCGTCAGGGCTTCAAGGACCGCGTACTGGGCGACTACCACGCCTGGGTCGCGGGTCTGATGGCCGAGGGACCGCTGGTCATCGGGGGCGACTACAACGTGGCGCACCGCAACATCGACCTGAAGAACTGGCGCAGCAACGGCAAGAACAGCGGCTTCCTGCCCCACGAACGCGAGTGGATGACGGCCCACCTCGCCTCGGGCCTCACCGATACCCACCGCGCCGCCCTGGGCGAGGAAGCTGCCTACACGTGGTGGAGTACGCGCGCCAACGCCTATGCCAACGATGTCGGCTGGCGCATCGACTACCTGCTCGCGGCCGGGGTCGAGGTGACGGGCGTGCGCGCCGACCGCGAGGCGCGTCTGAGCGACCACGCCCCCCTGAGCGGCTGGGTCGCAACCCCCTGA
- a CDS encoding class I SAM-dependent methyltransferase, protein MSDLPIRDALLSSRAGVDWPAEPLLDLLDISPGSAVLEVGAGNGRLLRRLMERGHTGPLEGLDLQAGPGVRSGDAHALPWPAATFDTVLLVRVLTHLARPAAALQEAWRVLRPGGLLVVAAHGPDHLSATWTAAGRPTTRPMASVEAPPVLSSPSLVDIRLPVLLTHTDRDRLVQSYGSAMGTPDGPEVLADLLHLRAVRYGKTT, encoded by the coding sequence GTGAGCGACCTCCCGATACGCGACGCCCTGCTCTCCAGCCGTGCCGGCGTGGACTGGCCCGCCGAGCCTCTGCTGGACCTCCTGGACATCTCGCCGGGAAGTGCCGTGCTGGAGGTGGGGGCTGGGAACGGCCGTCTGCTGCGCCGCCTGATGGAACGGGGGCACACCGGCCCCCTGGAAGGTCTGGACCTCCAGGCGGGGCCAGGCGTGCGGTCAGGCGACGCCCACGCGCTGCCCTGGCCGGCAGCCACCTTCGACACGGTGTTGCTGGTCCGGGTCTTGACCCACCTGGCGAGGCCTGCGGCAGCTTTACAAGAGGCCTGGCGGGTCCTGCGGCCGGGAGGCCTGTTGGTGGTGGCCGCCCACGGCCCGGATCACCTGAGCGCCACCTGGACAGCCGCCGGCCGACCCACCACGCGACCAATGGCCTCTGTGGAGGCTCCGCCGGTGCTGTCCTCTCCTTCCCTCGTTGACATTCGCCTGCCTGTCCTGCTGACCCATACGGACAGAGACAGGCTGGTGCAGTCCTACGGATCGGCTATGGGCACCCCGGATGGACCGGAGGTGCTGGCCGACCTCCTGCATCTGCGCGCCGTACGGTACGGCAAGACCACCTGA
- a CDS encoding acyltransferase — protein sequence MTWLVPIGIHAEAQNAFDHFLADLERRLADPQQGRAELCRDVLAEVMYGRPYAQLLADAPMAALNLDPRNVTFEAEYYMATDQEKFARVKPLLWLWKNLDLTPFGQNPVTGIALRRVLAGHIFKKVGRNFKCWQNVEFSVGYNMEVGDDVVIHRHVLLDDIGGIELHDDASVSDYVNIYSHTHSVLDGPDVTLRRTVIGRGARITYHSTVLAGSVVSDDGMLATHALLRGDIPPHGIAMGVPARVTRFKLRPEGQEYEIEASRHPRVPDRKANPQFPDPTPGQTRAPEAAPAAAQTPTPVVAASLGTAGEG from the coding sequence GTGACCTGGCTCGTGCCCATCGGTATCCATGCGGAGGCGCAGAACGCCTTCGACCACTTTCTGGCCGACCTGGAACGCCGCCTGGCCGACCCGCAGCAAGGCCGCGCCGAGCTGTGCCGCGACGTGCTGGCCGAGGTGATGTACGGCCGCCCCTACGCGCAACTGCTCGCGGACGCGCCCATGGCCGCCCTGAACCTCGACCCGCGCAACGTGACCTTCGAGGCCGAGTACTACATGGCGACCGACCAGGAGAAGTTCGCCCGCGTCAAACCGCTGCTGTGGCTGTGGAAGAACCTCGACCTGACGCCCTTCGGCCAGAATCCCGTGACGGGCATCGCGCTGCGGCGCGTGCTGGCGGGCCACATCTTCAAGAAGGTCGGCCGGAACTTCAAGTGCTGGCAGAACGTCGAGTTTTCGGTGGGCTACAACATGGAGGTGGGCGACGACGTGGTGATCCACCGTCACGTGCTGCTCGACGACATCGGCGGCATCGAACTGCACGACGACGCTTCGGTGAGCGACTACGTCAACATCTACAGCCACACCCACTCGGTGCTCGACGGCCCCGACGTGACGCTGCGGCGCACGGTGATCGGCCGGGGCGCGCGCATCACCTACCACTCGACGGTGCTGGCCGGCAGCGTGGTCAGCGACGACGGCATGCTCGCCACCCACGCCCTGCTGCGCGGCGACATCCCGCCGCACGGCATCGCCATGGGGGTACCCGCACGGGTCACGCGCTTCAAGCTGCGCCCCGAGGGCCAGGAGTACGAGATCGAGGCCAGCCGCCATCCCCGTGTGCCCGACCGCAAGGCCAACCCGCAGTTCCCCGACCCCACGCCGGGCCAGACCCGCGCGCCCGAGGCGGCCCCGGCGGCGGCCCAGACCCCGACTCCGGTGGTCGCCGCGTCCCTGGGAACGGCGGGCGAGGGCTGA
- the murI gene encoding glutamate racemase: MSREAPLGVFDSGVGGLSVLAEVRRELPHEDVLYLADTAHLPYGERSDDDLRDLTLRAVTALRARGAKAVVVACNTASAFGLSHVRAAYPELPILGLVPAVKPAVQATRSGVVGVLATPGTLRGTLLSGVIRDFADPAGVRVMQAVSTELVPLVESGEAGGARTRAVLREVLTPLAEAGADQLVLGCTHYPFLAPTICAEFGEAFALLDSGAAVARHTRRVLEGAGLLAGRTQGAQVRYFVTGDPQRAVPVMAALLAATGQSGHNEAPFPSSDPLPGAAPAPLPRIEPIQT, encoded by the coding sequence GTGAGCCGTGAGGCCCCCCTGGGCGTGTTCGACAGCGGCGTGGGCGGCCTGAGCGTCCTGGCCGAGGTGCGGCGCGAGCTGCCCCACGAGGACGTGCTGTACCTCGCCGACACGGCGCACCTGCCCTACGGCGAGCGCAGCGACGACGACCTGCGCGACCTCACCCTGCGGGCGGTCACGGCGCTGCGGGCGCGCGGCGCGAAGGCCGTCGTGGTGGCGTGCAACACCGCCTCGGCCTTCGGGCTCTCGCACGTGCGCGCGGCGTACCCCGAGCTGCCCATCCTGGGGCTGGTGCCGGCCGTCAAGCCCGCCGTGCAGGCCACCCGCAGCGGCGTGGTGGGCGTGCTGGCGACCCCCGGCACCCTGCGCGGCACGCTGCTCTCGGGCGTGATCCGCGACTTCGCCGACCCGGCGGGCGTGCGCGTCATGCAGGCCGTGAGCACCGAACTCGTGCCCCTGGTCGAGTCGGGCGAGGCCGGGGGCGCGCGCACCCGCGCCGTGTTGCGCGAGGTGCTGACCCCGCTGGCCGAGGCCGGGGCCGACCAGCTCGTGCTGGGCTGCACGCACTATCCCTTCCTGGCCCCCACCATCTGCGCCGAGTTCGGTGAAGCGTTCGCGCTGCTCGACAGCGGCGCGGCGGTCGCCCGGCACACCCGGCGCGTGCTGGAGGGAGCGGGCCTGCTCGCCGGGCGCACGCAGGGGGCGCAGGTACGCTATTTCGTGACCGGCGACCCGCAGCGCGCGGTCCCGGTCATGGCGGCCCTGCTGGCGGCCACCGGGCAAAGCGGCCACAATGAGGCCCCGTTTCCTTCCTCCGACCCCCTTCCCGGCGCGGCTCCGGCCCCGCTGCCCAGAATCGAGCCGATCCAGACATGA
- the rnr gene encoding ribonuclease R: protein MPEQVGAAPDPIVEPAPRRGRRKKADVPAAPLSDVLEGVEAVQATPAEAVDDAGTADVPAGVLVQTPDDEPVVDTPQVAAELHAEPQPEPAPLTRRRGRKARAEAEAAQAAVPSPVETGQAAEVPDAAPDQTDGQPGLDRTGPEQADADQPAEDGDTDEDMGSNGQAEQALVVAQLRKLGRPVHVRDLERTFTRQMLERLGNWRDLESLLETLVEDGTVIRTRRRTYGLPEAMSLVRGRFQASAAGFGFVIPDSGGEDFYVPEGSTLEAWNGDTVLVRMEGRGDSREDRGRGGSRRGQRGDGNPRASVVRIVQRAYSQLVGTLEFHHGHPILKPDDHRARHRILLLPDGLEELEAGARVVTELYWPEATGEDEVFGQVARVLGAEDDPETETEAVIVKYDLRGEFPQDVLDQANAIPTEIPEEALNGRLDLREFNIFTVDGRDAKDFDDAIHIQPTPEGTFVVGVHIADVSHYVAEGTPLDKEAYARATSVYLPGRVLPMLPEHLSNGVCSLVPYQDRLTMTAMIELSAEGEILKVQLAPSVINSKARLTYDEVQAYSEATATLPEHARHLEGDLHLLLKITTKLRQKRLREGSLDFKMREVKVDVGKGGKMELIPIREETARGMIEDLMLLANKVVAHELLQREIPTLFRIHEEPTLQRFQDVSAAIGRMGLAFPGGEPTPQSYQAVLKGVRGTPRESVVNTLLLRSMQQAKYAGENLGHFGLAFPEYLHFTSPIRRYPDLVVHRTLRGLLSGELKAGNRAVAQLQGRLPGMGEHTSARERSASEAERDLTKYYQAKWAQAHLGESFAGTVSGVVASGLYVALDNGVEGKLHISHLSDDYYIYLEDAQILKGRSRGRSFRLGDSVEVTISSVKPLARQTDFTLADPQDPDYTPGTYSEENDMDTNVKPRARRREDREQEKREKLQNLPATSPRKFTLDDGPAIQSSPQAAGRQGYSRAPQGSRGAGRPSARSEGGRSEGSGRDGGRTFGGMPMNGASGGRGSRRVITLERPRNEHLRPVNITVQRMYFGDWTLENMPPEEGQGGPRAGRERGYNRDERPGGDRARRGYTRGGSDRGAVSSPNGAARASREVSAQPAQASAGGSAQAADGNRRRRRRGRRSGPGGTAQD from the coding sequence GTGCCCGAGCAGGTCGGGGCCGCGCCCGATCCCATCGTGGAACCGGCCCCCCGTCGCGGACGGCGCAAGAAGGCCGACGTGCCGGCTGCGCCGCTGAGCGACGTGCTGGAGGGGGTCGAAGCCGTGCAGGCCACGCCCGCCGAAGCGGTGGACGACGCCGGGACTGCCGACGTGCCGGCCGGCGTGCTCGTGCAGACGCCGGACGACGAGCCGGTGGTGGATACCCCGCAGGTCGCTGCCGAGCTGCACGCCGAGCCGCAGCCCGAACCCGCGCCGCTGACCCGCCGCCGGGGCCGCAAGGCCCGCGCCGAGGCGGAGGCGGCCCAGGCGGCTGTGCCCAGCCCGGTCGAGACCGGACAAGCCGCCGAAGTGCCCGATGCGGCGCCGGATCAGACGGACGGGCAGCCCGGCCTGGACCGGACCGGTCCCGAGCAGGCCGATGCCGACCAGCCTGCGGAAGACGGCGACACCGACGAGGACATGGGCAGCAACGGGCAGGCCGAACAGGCGCTCGTGGTGGCGCAACTGCGCAAGCTGGGGCGGCCGGTGCACGTCCGCGACCTGGAGCGCACCTTCACGCGGCAGATGCTCGAACGCCTGGGCAACTGGCGCGACCTGGAAAGTCTGCTCGAGACGCTCGTCGAGGACGGCACGGTCATCCGTACACGCCGGCGCACCTACGGCCTGCCCGAGGCGATGAGCCTCGTGCGCGGACGCTTCCAGGCGTCGGCGGCGGGCTTCGGCTTCGTGATTCCCGATTCGGGCGGCGAGGACTTCTATGTGCCCGAAGGGTCCACCCTGGAAGCCTGGAACGGCGACACCGTGCTCGTCCGCATGGAGGGCCGGGGCGACAGCCGGGAGGACCGGGGCCGGGGCGGTTCGCGGCGCGGGCAGCGCGGCGACGGCAACCCGCGCGCCAGCGTGGTGCGGATCGTGCAGCGCGCGTACTCGCAGCTCGTGGGCACCCTGGAATTCCACCACGGCCACCCCATCCTCAAGCCCGACGACCACCGCGCCCGGCACCGCATCCTGCTGCTGCCCGACGGTCTGGAGGAGCTGGAGGCCGGCGCGCGCGTCGTCACCGAGCTGTACTGGCCCGAGGCGACCGGCGAGGACGAGGTCTTCGGGCAGGTGGCGCGCGTGCTGGGGGCCGAGGACGACCCCGAGACCGAGACCGAGGCGGTGATCGTCAAGTACGACCTGCGCGGCGAATTCCCGCAGGACGTGCTCGATCAGGCCAATGCCATCCCGACCGAAATCCCCGAGGAGGCCCTGAACGGGCGGCTCGACCTGCGCGAGTTCAACATCTTCACGGTGGACGGCCGCGACGCCAAGGATTTCGACGACGCCATCCACATCCAGCCCACGCCCGAGGGGACCTTCGTGGTGGGCGTGCATATCGCCGACGTGAGCCACTACGTCGCCGAGGGCACGCCGCTGGACAAGGAAGCCTACGCCCGCGCGACGAGCGTGTACCTCCCCGGGCGCGTGCTGCCGATGCTCCCCGAGCACCTCAGCAACGGCGTGTGCAGCCTCGTGCCCTATCAGGACCGCCTGACCATGACCGCCATGATCGAGCTGTCGGCCGAGGGCGAAATCCTGAAGGTGCAGCTCGCGCCCAGCGTCATCAACTCCAAGGCGCGGCTCACCTACGACGAGGTGCAGGCCTACAGCGAGGCGACGGCGACCCTGCCCGAGCACGCCCGGCACCTCGAGGGCGACCTGCACCTCCTGCTCAAGATCACCACCAAGTTGCGCCAGAAGCGTCTGCGCGAGGGCTCGCTGGACTTCAAGATGCGCGAGGTCAAGGTGGACGTGGGCAAGGGCGGCAAGATGGAACTCATCCCCATCCGCGAGGAGACGGCGCGCGGCATGATCGAGGACCTGATGCTGCTCGCCAACAAGGTCGTGGCGCACGAGCTGTTGCAGCGCGAGATCCCGACCCTGTTCCGCATCCACGAGGAACCGACCCTCCAGCGCTTCCAGGACGTTTCGGCGGCCATCGGGCGCATGGGGCTGGCCTTCCCCGGCGGCGAGCCGACCCCGCAGTCGTACCAGGCGGTGCTCAAGGGCGTGCGCGGTACGCCCCGCGAGAGCGTGGTGAACACGCTGCTGCTGCGGTCCATGCAGCAGGCCAAGTATGCGGGCGAGAACCTGGGCCACTTCGGCCTGGCCTTCCCCGAGTACCTGCACTTCACCTCGCCGATCCGCCGCTACCCCGACCTCGTGGTGCACCGCACGCTGCGTGGGCTGCTGTCAGGCGAGCTCAAGGCAGGCAACCGCGCGGTGGCGCAGCTTCAGGGCCGCCTGCCGGGCATGGGCGAACACACCTCGGCGCGCGAACGCTCGGCCTCCGAGGCCGAACGCGACCTCACGAAGTACTATCAGGCCAAGTGGGCGCAGGCACACCTGGGCGAGTCCTTCGCGGGCACGGTGTCGGGGGTGGTCGCCTCGGGGCTGTACGTGGCGCTCGACAACGGCGTCGAGGGCAAGCTGCACATCAGCCACCTCAGCGACGACTACTACATCTATCTGGAAGACGCGCAGATCCTGAAGGGCCGCTCGCGCGGGCGCAGCTTCCGGCTGGGCGACAGCGTCGAGGTCACCATCAGCAGTGTCAAGCCGCTGGCCCGCCAGACCGACTTCACGCTGGCCGATCCGCAAGATCCGGACTACACCCCCGGAACCTATTCCGAGGAGAACGATATGGACACGAACGTCAAACCCCGCGCCCGCCGCCGCGAAGACCGCGAGCAGGAAAAGCGCGAAAAACTCCAGAACCTGCCCGCGACCTCCCCGCGCAAGTTCACGCTCGACGACGGCCCCGCCATCCAGAGCAGCCCCCAGGCCGCCGGGCGTCAGGGCTACAGCCGCGCGCCGCAGGGAAGCCGGGGTGCGGGCCGCCCGTCGGCGCGCAGCGAAGGCGGGCGCAGCGAGGGCAGTGGCCGCGACGGCGGACGCACCTTCGGTGGGATGCCCATGAACGGGGCTTCGGGCGGGCGGGGCTCCCGGCGCGTCATCACGCTGGAGCGTCCGCGCAACGAGCACCTGCGTCCGGTGAACATCACCGTGCAGCGCATGTACTTCGGGGACTGGACGCTGGAGAACATGCCCCCCGAGGAGGGGCAGGGCGGCCCCCGCGCCGGCCGCGAGCGCGGGTACAACCGCGACGAGCGGCCCGGTGGCGACCGCGCCCGCCGGGGCTACACGCGCGGCGGCAGCGACCGGGGCGCGGTGAGCAGCCCGAACGGCGCGGCCCGGGCCAGCCGCGAAGTCAGCGCCCAGCCGGCCCAGGCGAGTGCGGGCGGCAGCGCCCAGGCCGCCGACGGCAACCGCCGCCGCCGCCGCCGGGGCCGGCGCAGTGGGCCGGGCGGAACGGCGCAGGACTGA
- a CDS encoding cysteine desulfurase family protein has protein sequence MIYLDYAATHPMTPAALDAYVRAAALPGNPASVHAAGQAARELLEDGRARMAAALRVDPRTLTVNSGGTEGDNHVVLGRAQAWEEAHGRPGHLVTTPTEHSAVLAPARTLAARGWALTFLTPDAHGRYSPAELEAALRPDTALVSIHHANNEIGTVQDTAALAAVAAARGVPYHTDAVQAPGVLPLDLAGWGVTYATFSAHKWGGPRGVGLLYVRRGTELPPVTFGGGQEGGLRPGTGNTAGVYAAGVALTEAEAGRGATFDHLSDLRARFLAAVADLPGLRVNHAPEGSPKVVSLTLPGTDGEALLMNLDLLGVSASAGSACAAGTMQPSHVLTALGLSEADARSSLRLSFGAATTPDEVDRAAAALRQAAEWSRL, from the coding sequence ATGATCTATCTCGACTACGCCGCGACCCACCCCATGACGCCGGCTGCGCTGGACGCCTACGTGCGGGCGGCGGCGCTGCCGGGCAACCCCGCGAGCGTGCACGCAGCCGGGCAGGCGGCGCGCGAGCTGCTGGAGGACGGCCGCGCCCGGATGGCGGCGGCGCTGCGGGTGGACCCGCGCACCCTGACCGTGAACAGCGGCGGCACCGAGGGCGACAACCACGTCGTGCTGGGCCGTGCCCAGGCCTGGGAGGAGGCGCACGGCCGCCCCGGCCACCTCGTCACGACGCCCACCGAACACTCGGCGGTGCTGGCCCCGGCGCGGACCCTGGCGGCGCGCGGCTGGGCCCTGACCTTCCTGACCCCGGACGCGCACGGCCGCTACTCCCCGGCCGAGCTGGAAGCGGCGCTGCGGCCCGACACGGCGCTGGTCAGCATCCACCACGCCAACAACGAGATCGGGACCGTGCAGGACACGGCCGCGCTGGCCGCCGTCGCCGCCGCGCGGGGCGTGCCCTACCACACCGACGCCGTGCAGGCCCCCGGGGTGCTGCCGCTGGACCTCGCGGGCTGGGGCGTGACCTACGCCACCTTCAGCGCGCACAAGTGGGGCGGCCCGCGCGGCGTGGGCCTGCTGTACGTGCGCCGGGGCACCGAGCTGCCGCCCGTCACCTTCGGCGGCGGGCAGGAAGGTGGCCTGCGCCCCGGCACGGGCAACACGGCGGGGGTCTACGCGGCGGGCGTGGCCCTGACCGAGGCCGAGGCCGGGCGCGGGGCGACCTTCGACCACCTGAGCGACCTGCGCGCCCGCTTTCTGGCGGCGGTGGCCGACCTGCCGGGCCTGCGGGTCAACCACGCGCCGGAGGGCAGCCCCAAGGTCGTCAGCCTGACCCTGCCCGGCACCGACGGCGAGGCGCTGCTCATGAATCTCGACCTGCTGGGCGTGTCGGCCAGTGCGGGCAGCGCCTGCGCGGCCGGGACCATGCAGCCCAGCCACGTCCTGACGGCCCTGGGCCTGAGCGAGGCCGACGCGCGGTCGTCCCTGCGCCTGAGCTTCGGCGCCGCCACCACCCCTGATGAGGTGGACCGCGCGGCGGCGGCGTTGCGGCAGGCGGCCGAGTGGAGCCGATTGTAG
- a CDS encoding 5-formyltetrahydrofolate cyclo-ligase, producing the protein MWDRLAAARLCAFPLPPHGHCPNFVGTLGAARRLLAHPEVAPLRTLVVGPERALLPLRRLALASGVTLYVPQGHRAGWYWRLTDPAGAQLGRMAAVGEAARHPEGAQAAVLACVAADLTGGRLGKGFGWGARGLGLSPVLPEYTLAHPVMLLPALPCAPDSRVALIATPRGVHRPDPAFSQA; encoded by the coding sequence ATGTGGGACCGGCTCGCCGCCGCGCGGCTGTGCGCCTTTCCGCTGCCGCCGCATGGGCACTGCCCCAACTTCGTGGGGACGCTGGGCGCGGCGCGCCGCCTGCTGGCCCACCCCGAGGTCGCGCCGCTGCGCACGCTGGTCGTCGGCCCCGAGCGTGCGCTGCTGCCCCTGCGCCGCCTCGCGCTGGCCTCGGGCGTCACGCTATACGTGCCGCAGGGGCACCGCGCGGGCTGGTACTGGCGGCTCACGGACCCGGCAGGCGCGCAGCTCGGCCGCATGGCGGCCGTGGGCGAGGCGGCCCGGCACCCCGAAGGGGCTCAGGCGGCGGTGCTGGCCTGCGTCGCCGCCGACCTCACGGGCGGGCGGCTGGGCAAGGGCTTCGGGTGGGGAGCGCGCGGCCTGGGGCTGTCCCCTGTCCTGCCCGAGTACACGCTGGCGCATCCGGTCATGCTGCTGCCCGCCCTGCCCTGCGCACCCGACTCGCGCGTGGCCCTGATCGCCACGCCGCGCGGGGTCCACCGGCCGGACCCGGCCTTTAGCCAGGCCTAA
- a CDS encoding PLP-dependent aminotransferase family protein gives MTPVSPASAPARPFDFDSALSARARTMQSSAIREILKITQRPDVISFAGGLPAPDLFPMEDVRRAADAALTRYGAAALQYSTTEGHPPLREWIAAQAGIPAGNVQIVTGSQQGLDLLGKLLIGEGDVVLVEAPTYLGALQSFQPYLPQYVEMPTDGGGIDVEALEGILKAQQAAGRPARLLYAIPNFQNPTGRTLSLERRERLVELTAEYGVLLLEDDPYGQLRFTGEALPSLYELGLRRSGDVDRNHVIYSSSFSKTLVPGLRDAWVQAAAPIISKLIQAKQGADLHTPTLNQMIVTELLPILPAQIERVRAAYGERARLMVTAIREHLPPEAEFTEPQGGMFLWITLPERLDTEALLPGAVERRVAYVPGRPFFALGGGHSTMRLSYSNASPAQIAAGMAALGETVRGALEE, from the coding sequence ATGACCCCCGTGTCTCCCGCCAGCGCCCCGGCGCGGCCCTTCGACTTCGACTCGGCGCTCTCGGCGCGCGCCCGGACCATGCAGTCGAGCGCCATCCGCGAGATCCTGAAGATCACCCAGCGCCCCGACGTGATCTCGTTCGCGGGCGGGCTGCCGGCCCCCGACCTGTTCCCGATGGAGGACGTGCGCCGCGCCGCCGACGCCGCCCTGACCCGCTACGGCGCGGCGGCCTTGCAGTACAGCACCACCGAGGGCCACCCGCCCCTGCGCGAGTGGATCGCCGCCCAGGCCGGCATTCCGGCGGGCAACGTGCAGATCGTGACCGGCAGCCAGCAGGGCCTGGACCTCCTGGGCAAGCTCCTGATCGGCGAGGGAGACGTGGTGCTCGTCGAGGCGCCGACCTACCTGGGGGCCCTGCAGTCCTTCCAGCCGTACCTGCCGCAGTACGTCGAGATGCCTACCGACGGGGGCGGCATCGACGTGGAGGCCCTGGAAGGCATCCTGAAGGCCCAGCAGGCGGCGGGGCGGCCCGCCCGGTTGCTGTACGCCATCCCCAACTTCCAGAACCCCACCGGGCGCACCCTGAGCCTGGAGCGCCGCGAGCGCCTCGTCGAGCTGACGGCCGAATACGGCGTGCTGCTGCTCGAAGACGATCCCTACGGCCAACTGCGCTTCACGGGCGAGGCGCTGCCCAGCCTGTACGAACTGGGCCTGCGGCGTAGCGGGGACGTGGACCGCAACCACGTCATCTACAGTTCGTCGTTCTCCAAGACGCTGGTGCCGGGGCTTCGCGACGCCTGGGTGCAGGCCGCCGCGCCGATCATCTCCAAGCTCATCCAGGCCAAGCAGGGCGCCGACCTGCATACCCCCACCCTGAACCAGATGATCGTGACCGAGCTGCTGCCCATCCTGCCCGCGCAGATCGAGCGGGTGCGGGCGGCCTACGGCGAGCGCGCGCGCCTGATGGTCACGGCCATCCGCGAGCACCTGCCCCCCGAGGCCGAGTTCACCGAGCCGCAGGGCGGCATGTTCCTGTGGATCACGCTGCCGGAGCGGCTGGATACCGAGGCCCTGCTGCCGGGCGCGGTCGAGCGCCGGGTGGCCTACGTGCCGGGGCGGCCGTTCTTCGCGCTGGGCGGCGGGCACAGCACCATGCGCCTGAGCTACAGCAACGCCTCGCCGGCCCAGATCGCCGCCGGCATGGCGGCCCTGGGCGAGACGGTGCGCGGGGCGCTGGAGGAATGA